A section of the Pseudomonas flavescens genome encodes:
- a CDS encoding malto-oligosyltrehalose synthase, with translation MTDLRASVRLQFHKGFTLEDAVPLVDYFARLGISHIYASPLLTARPGSMHGYDVVDPTRINPELGGEAALQRLVAALRARGMGLILDIVSNHMAVGGDANPWWLDVLEWGISSPHAKFFDIHWQSHDPLLRGQLLVPFLRSDYGEVLAAGEIELHFDAERGLLYAKHYDHRFPLNPSTYGDVLQHSGHPELQALGKRFAALDDSQDGQRQARTLFRELVALASKAGGAIDRAIASLRPSEEKGFEPLHQLLERQHYRLASWRTAADDINWRRFFDINELGGLKVERHEVFEATHAKIFEMIEKGLVDGLRIDHVDGLANPRAYCRKLRRRVERLLPQRPAELRGSRFPIYVEKILGEGEQLPLDWGVDGTTGYEFMNQVSLLQHDPQGEAVLAQLWSETSGRGADFMEEVRQARQLVLTTSLAGDLEALAQGLLLIARDDIATRDLTLGAIRRALLELIVHFPVYRTYVSAAGRSASDQAVFDQALEGARSTLAEADWPLLEHLDNWLGGQVLSELPPSPQRKLWTKMIERFQQLTSPAAAKAVEDTACYRSAVLLSRNDVGFDPQQFSAPVEAFHQGCQERAQHFPANLLTTATHDHKRGEDTRARLAVLSERAEWFAERCQRWRELAAPLRNELDDGTAPSPGDELMLLQILLACWPLDLQADDSQGLQTLAERVTAWQEKAVREAKLRSTWSNPNGDYESACRDYLEKLLGSGQGSQLREEIRAAAVEIAPAGALNSLAQSLLRMSVPGVPDLYQGCEFWDFSLVDPDNRRPVDFAARQQALDSNASLAEALPHWHDGQIKQALIAATLAARKQHQRLFAKGDYQPLTVTGRHASKVLAFLRSHGDTHALVIVPRLAASLLGDSQTPLIAHDQWGDTRIALPPALSDKALHSAFSSADLLPSDGHIAVRDVLRDVPVNLLIAPTHSQESHP, from the coding sequence ATGACTGATTTGCGCGCCAGCGTTCGCCTGCAGTTCCACAAGGGCTTCACCCTCGAAGACGCAGTGCCCCTGGTCGATTACTTCGCTCGCCTGGGCATCAGCCACATCTATGCCTCGCCGCTGCTGACCGCGCGGCCGGGTTCCATGCACGGCTATGACGTGGTCGACCCGACCCGCATCAACCCTGAGCTGGGCGGCGAAGCGGCCCTGCAGCGCCTGGTCGCGGCATTGCGCGCCAGGGGCATGGGCCTGATCCTCGACATCGTGTCCAATCACATGGCCGTGGGCGGCGACGCCAACCCCTGGTGGCTGGACGTTCTGGAATGGGGCATCAGCAGCCCCCACGCCAAGTTCTTCGACATTCACTGGCAGTCCCACGACCCGCTGCTGCGCGGTCAGTTGCTGGTGCCCTTCCTGCGCAGCGACTATGGCGAGGTCCTGGCAGCCGGCGAGATCGAGCTGCATTTCGATGCCGAACGGGGCCTGCTCTACGCCAAGCACTACGATCACCGCTTTCCGCTCAACCCGTCGACCTATGGCGACGTGCTGCAACACAGCGGGCATCCCGAACTGCAGGCCTTGGGCAAGCGCTTCGCGGCACTGGACGACAGCCAGGACGGCCAACGCCAGGCGCGCACCCTGTTCCGTGAGCTGGTCGCACTGGCCAGCAAGGCCGGAGGCGCAATCGATCGCGCCATCGCCAGCCTGCGCCCAAGCGAAGAAAAGGGTTTCGAGCCCCTGCATCAACTGCTCGAGCGCCAGCACTATCGCCTGGCCAGTTGGCGCACCGCGGCGGACGACATCAACTGGCGGCGCTTCTTCGACATCAACGAACTGGGCGGCCTCAAGGTCGAACGCCACGAGGTCTTCGAAGCGACCCACGCGAAGATTTTCGAGATGATCGAGAAAGGTCTGGTCGACGGTCTGCGTATCGACCATGTCGATGGCCTGGCCAACCCACGTGCTTACTGCCGCAAGCTGCGCCGTCGCGTCGAGAGACTGCTGCCGCAGCGCCCCGCCGAGCTGCGCGGCAGCCGCTTCCCGATCTACGTCGAGAAGATTCTCGGCGAGGGTGAGCAGCTGCCTCTCGACTGGGGTGTCGATGGCACCACCGGCTACGAGTTCATGAACCAGGTGTCCCTGCTGCAGCACGACCCTCAGGGCGAGGCCGTGCTGGCCCAACTGTGGAGCGAAACCAGCGGCCGTGGCGCCGACTTCATGGAGGAAGTGCGTCAGGCCCGCCAACTGGTGCTGACCACCTCTCTGGCCGGCGATCTGGAGGCGCTGGCACAAGGCCTACTGCTGATCGCTCGGGACGATATCGCTACCCGCGACCTGACCCTGGGTGCCATTCGCCGGGCCCTGCTGGAACTGATCGTGCATTTCCCCGTGTACCGCACTTACGTGTCCGCCGCTGGACGCAGCGCCAGCGACCAGGCGGTGTTCGACCAGGCCCTGGAAGGCGCGCGCAGCACCCTGGCCGAAGCCGACTGGCCGCTGCTCGAGCACCTGGACAACTGGCTGGGCGGCCAGGTGCTTTCCGAGCTGCCACCGAGCCCGCAGCGCAAGCTGTGGACGAAAATGATCGAGCGCTTTCAGCAGCTCACTTCCCCGGCCGCCGCCAAGGCGGTGGAAGATACCGCCTGCTACCGCAGCGCGGTGTTGTTGTCGCGCAATGACGTGGGCTTCGACCCGCAGCAGTTCAGTGCTCCCGTCGAGGCTTTCCATCAGGGCTGCCAGGAACGTGCTCAGCACTTTCCGGCCAACCTGCTGACCACCGCGACCCATGACCACAAGCGTGGCGAAGACACCCGTGCCCGGCTGGCGGTGCTCAGCGAGCGCGCGGAATGGTTCGCCGAACGTTGCCAACGCTGGCGCGAGCTGGCAGCACCGCTGCGCAACGAGCTCGATGACGGCACTGCACCGTCGCCAGGTGATGAGCTGATGCTGCTGCAGATCCTCCTGGCCTGCTGGCCGCTGGATCTCCAGGCGGATGACTCCCAGGGCCTGCAGACTCTCGCCGAGCGGGTCACCGCCTGGCAGGAAAAGGCCGTTCGCGAGGCCAAGCTGCGCAGTACCTGGAGCAACCCGAACGGCGACTACGAAAGTGCTTGCCGGGACTATCTGGAGAAGTTGCTGGGCAGCGGGCAAGGCAGCCAGCTGCGCGAAGAGATCCGCGCCGCTGCCGTGGAGATCGCCCCTGCTGGTGCACTCAACAGTCTGGCCCAGAGCCTGCTGCGCATGAGCGTGCCGGGCGTACCCGATCTGTATCAGGGCTGCGAGTTCTGGGACTTCTCTCTGGTCGATCCGGACAACCGCCGCCCAGTGGATTTTGCCGCGCGCCAGCAGGCGCTGGACAGCAATGCATCGCTTGCCGAGGCGCTGCCGCACTGGCACGACGGCCAGATCAAGCAGGCGCTGATCGCCGCAACCCTGGCCGCCCGCAAGCAACATCAGCGGTTGTTCGCCAAAGGCGACTATCAGCCGCTCACCGTAACGGGTCGTCATGCCAGCAAGGTGCTCGCCTTCCTGCGCAGCCATGGCGACACCCACGCATTGGTGATCGTGCCACGCCTGGCCGCATCGCTACTGGGCGACAGCCAGACCCCGCTGATTGCCCATGACCAATGGGGCGACACCCGCATCGCCCTGCCTCCGGCTCTGTCCGACAAGGCTTTGCACAGTGCCTTCTCCTCTGCCGACCTGTTACCGAGCGACGGCCATATCGCGGTACGCGACGTACTGCGCGATGTTCCCGTCAATCTGCTGATCGCCCCGACCCATTCTCAGGAGTCACACCCATGA
- a CDS encoding DUF2934 domain-containing protein, protein MSAKEDRIREFAYQIWESEGKPSGQAKRHWEMATKLAEAEQTPAKATAKRVSKPKAATTEPKPAAPIKPRASKTAPAAAEKPAELKPAKAPAKAKPTAAKPAPKKPKA, encoded by the coding sequence ATGAGCGCAAAAGAAGACCGCATCCGTGAATTCGCCTACCAGATCTGGGAATCCGAAGGGAAACCCAGCGGCCAGGCCAAACGCCATTGGGAAATGGCCACCAAGCTCGCCGAAGCCGAGCAGACGCCTGCCAAGGCCACCGCCAAGCGCGTGAGCAAGCCGAAGGCCGCCACCACCGAGCCGAAGCCTGCCGCGCCGATCAAGCCGCGCGCCAGCAAGACCGCGCCGGCCGCAGCCGAAAAGCCGGCCGAACTGAAACCGGCCAAGGCGCCGGCCAAGGCCAAACCGACCGCAGCGAAACCCGCCCCCAAGAAACCCAAGGCCTGA
- the glgX gene encoding glycogen debranching protein GlgX encodes MSQPRSRITEGHPFPLGSTWDGLGVNFALFSAHATKVELCIFDPDGLEEIERIELPEYSDEIWHGYLPDAHPGLIYGYRVYGPYEPEAGHRFNPNKLLIDPYAKQLVGELKWSEALFGYEIGHPDGDLSFDERDSAPFVPKCKVVDPAYTWGKHRNHRVDWDKTVLYEAHLRGLTMRHPSVAEDKRGTFAGLMNADVIKHIRKLGVSSVELLPVHAFVNDQHLLEKGMNNYWGYNSIGFFAPHPRYLASGHINEFKEMAAHLHDAGLELILDVVYNHTAEGNELGPTLSMRGIDNASYYRLMPDDKRYYINDSGTGNTLDLSHPCVLQMVTDSLRYWAKEMGVDGFRFDLATILARAHDGYDERHSFLVACRQDPVLSKVKLIAEPWDCGPGGYQVGGFPPGWAEWNDKFRDNVRGFWKGDEGQLAELASRLTASGDLYNQRGRRPFTSVNFITAHDGFTLNDLVSYNDKHNEDNDENNQDGSNNNLSWNHGVEGPTDDEATNDLRFRQMRNFMATLLLAQGTPMLVAGDEFARTQHGNNNAYCQDSEIGWIDWNLGEQGKQLQAFVSRLIKLRMSYPILRRGRFFVGAYNEELGVKDVTWLAPHGEEMSEENWHDPHARCLGMLLDGRAQPTGIRRSGADATLLLVVNAHHDVVNFRLPEVAQGSHWTCMLDTNRTDEPEDESFQFGDEFTVTHRSLVLFELHKEKQA; translated from the coding sequence ATGAGTCAACCACGCTCGCGTATTACCGAAGGTCACCCCTTTCCGTTGGGGTCGACCTGGGATGGTTTGGGCGTCAACTTCGCGCTCTTCTCGGCTCACGCCACCAAGGTCGAGCTGTGCATCTTCGATCCGGACGGTCTCGAGGAGATCGAACGCATCGAGTTGCCGGAGTACAGTGACGAGATCTGGCACGGCTACCTGCCCGATGCACATCCGGGGCTGATTTACGGTTACCGGGTTTACGGCCCTTACGAGCCGGAAGCCGGACACCGTTTCAACCCCAACAAGCTGTTGATCGACCCCTACGCCAAGCAACTGGTTGGCGAACTGAAGTGGTCGGAAGCGCTGTTCGGCTACGAGATCGGTCATCCCGATGGCGACCTCAGCTTCGACGAGCGTGACAGTGCGCCCTTCGTGCCCAAGTGCAAGGTCGTCGACCCTGCCTATACCTGGGGCAAACACCGCAACCATCGCGTCGACTGGGACAAGACGGTGCTCTACGAAGCCCATCTGCGCGGCCTGACCATGCGTCACCCGTCGGTGGCCGAAGACAAGCGCGGTACCTTCGCCGGGCTGATGAACGCCGACGTGATCAAGCACATCCGCAAACTGGGTGTTTCCTCGGTGGAATTGCTGCCCGTGCATGCCTTCGTCAATGACCAGCACCTGCTGGAAAAGGGCATGAACAACTATTGGGGCTACAACAGCATCGGCTTCTTCGCGCCTCATCCGCGCTACCTGGCCAGTGGGCACATCAACGAGTTCAAGGAGATGGCTGCGCACCTGCACGACGCCGGCCTCGAGCTGATTCTCGACGTGGTCTACAACCACACCGCCGAAGGCAACGAGCTGGGCCCTACCCTGTCCATGCGCGGTATCGACAACGCCAGCTACTACCGGCTGATGCCCGACGACAAGCGCTACTACATCAACGATTCCGGCACCGGCAACACCCTGGACCTGAGCCACCCCTGCGTGCTGCAGATGGTCACCGACTCGCTGCGCTACTGGGCCAAGGAAATGGGCGTGGACGGTTTCCGTTTCGACCTGGCGACCATTCTCGCCCGTGCCCACGACGGTTACGACGAGCGCCACAGCTTCCTGGTCGCCTGCCGCCAGGACCCGGTGCTGAGCAAGGTCAAGCTGATCGCCGAGCCGTGGGACTGCGGCCCGGGCGGTTACCAGGTCGGCGGTTTCCCACCGGGCTGGGCGGAGTGGAACGACAAGTTCCGCGACAACGTACGGGGCTTCTGGAAAGGTGACGAAGGTCAGCTGGCCGAGCTCGCCAGCCGCCTGACCGCTTCGGGCGACCTGTACAACCAGCGCGGTCGGCGCCCGTTCACGTCGGTGAACTTCATCACCGCCCACGACGGTTTCACCCTCAATGACCTCGTGTCGTACAACGACAAGCACAACGAGGACAACGACGAGAACAACCAGGACGGCAGCAACAACAACCTGTCCTGGAACCACGGCGTCGAGGGGCCAACCGACGACGAAGCCACCAACGACCTGCGGTTCCGGCAGATGCGCAACTTCATGGCGACCCTGCTGCTCGCCCAGGGCACACCGATGCTGGTGGCCGGTGACGAGTTCGCGCGCACCCAGCACGGCAACAACAATGCCTACTGCCAGGACAGCGAGATCGGCTGGATCGACTGGAACCTCGGTGAACAGGGCAAGCAACTGCAAGCCTTCGTAAGCCGCCTGATCAAGCTGCGCATGAGCTACCCGATCCTGCGTCGCGGCCGTTTCTTCGTCGGTGCCTACAACGAAGAGCTGGGAGTCAAGGACGTCACCTGGCTGGCGCCCCACGGCGAAGAGATGAGCGAAGAGAACTGGCACGATCCGCACGCCCGCTGCCTGGGCATGCTGCTCGATGGCCGCGCGCAGCCGACCGGCATTCGCCGCAGCGGCGCCGACGCAACCCTGCTGCTGGTGGTCAACGCGCATCACGACGTGGTCAACTTCCGCCTGCCGGAAGTCGCTCAGGGCAGCCACTGGACCTGCATGCTCGATACCAACCGCACCGATGAACCGGAAGACGAAAGCTTCCAGTTCGGCGACGAGTTCACCGTGACCCATCGCTCTCTGGTGCTCTTCGAGCTGCACAAGGAAAAACAGGCATGA
- a CDS encoding acyl-CoA dehydrogenase family protein produces the protein MLDELPLAAPIQSEALAHALQTLCGAGLDQLPQPGGGHTLQRWKALATVAAHDLSLCKLYEGHTDALAIMQHFAAPSPPSDSTWGMWAAEPPQARVELHAEQSDGSVHLHGRKAWCSGAKVLSHGLLTAWNASGEQQLVAVALAQSGVSVSNGGWQAIGMQATQSVEVSFEGARGYRVGPPGGYLQRPGFWQGGAGIAACWYGSAQLIGEALRKHCARHDEPHALAHLGEVDNALLAAASALRDCARWIDANPQANAELPVRQVRARCESAADSVIRHVGRALGAAPYCRDGVLARHLADLPVYLRQSHAERDLADLGRLAAQQRPGSWTL, from the coding sequence ATGCTGGACGAGCTGCCGCTCGCTGCACCGATCCAATCCGAGGCCCTCGCCCATGCGTTGCAAACGCTCTGTGGCGCCGGCCTCGACCAATTACCGCAACCCGGCGGTGGCCATACCCTGCAACGTTGGAAGGCGTTGGCCACGGTCGCGGCACACGATCTGAGCCTGTGCAAACTCTACGAAGGGCACACGGACGCCCTGGCGATCATGCAGCACTTCGCGGCACCGTCGCCGCCCAGCGACAGCACCTGGGGCATGTGGGCCGCCGAGCCGCCCCAGGCACGCGTCGAGCTGCATGCCGAGCAGAGCGATGGCAGTGTCCATCTGCATGGGCGCAAGGCCTGGTGCTCGGGCGCCAAGGTGCTCAGCCATGGGCTACTGACCGCCTGGAATGCCAGCGGCGAGCAGCAACTGGTGGCTGTCGCGCTGGCCCAGTCAGGCGTCAGCGTCAGCAACGGCGGCTGGCAGGCAATCGGCATGCAGGCCACGCAAAGCGTGGAGGTGTCGTTCGAGGGTGCTCGCGGCTACCGCGTGGGGCCGCCCGGTGGCTATCTGCAGCGTCCGGGTTTCTGGCAGGGTGGCGCCGGTATCGCCGCCTGCTGGTACGGCTCGGCGCAATTGATCGGCGAGGCGTTGCGCAAACACTGTGCACGCCACGATGAACCCCACGCCCTCGCCCACCTCGGCGAGGTGGACAACGCCCTGCTCGCGGCGGCCAGCGCATTGCGCGACTGCGCCCGCTGGATAGATGCCAACCCGCAGGCGAACGCCGAATTGCCGGTGCGCCAGGTGCGTGCCCGCTGCGAAAGCGCTGCCGACAGCGTGATTCGTCATGTCGGCCGCGCACTGGGCGCTGCTCCCTATTGCCGTGACGGCGTACTCGCCAGACACCTGGCCGATCTGCCGGTGTACCTGCGACAAAGCCATGCAGAACGCGACCTGGCCGACCTCGGCCGTCTCGCAGCGCAACAACGACCAGGGAGCTGGACGCTATGA
- a CDS encoding PIG-L deacetylase family protein, translated as MKANPIQGQGTSPQAWRASRHLAQVPDMDCTQLVPAGSRAVIVSPHPDDEILGCGGLLQLLAREQRQVLLISVTDGGASHPDSGYWTPQRLSVVRPLESADALKRLGLPLNQMQWVHGGFPDTGVAAREHELQLFLSTYLQPSDVVFTTWSEDGHSDHEAVGRASLAAARSCGAKVHEIPVWAWHWANPEDPRLPWERARKLQLDKWAQARKRHAIQAFASQLYSDPDTGHEPVLSATTVERLQQPFEVVFL; from the coding sequence ATGAAAGCCAATCCGATTCAGGGACAAGGCACCTCGCCACAAGCCTGGAGAGCGTCGCGGCACCTTGCTCAGGTACCTGACATGGACTGCACGCAACTGGTGCCGGCAGGTTCCCGGGCGGTGATCGTCTCGCCCCATCCGGACGATGAAATACTCGGCTGCGGTGGTCTGCTGCAGTTGCTCGCTCGTGAACAGCGCCAGGTGCTGTTGATCTCGGTCACCGACGGCGGTGCCAGCCACCCGGACTCCGGGTATTGGACACCGCAGCGGCTCAGCGTCGTGCGCCCGCTGGAAAGCGCCGACGCCCTGAAGCGCCTTGGCCTGCCCCTGAATCAGATGCAATGGGTACACGGCGGGTTTCCCGATACCGGAGTGGCCGCGCGCGAACACGAACTGCAGCTATTCCTGAGCACCTATCTGCAGCCCAGCGACGTGGTGTTCACCACCTGGAGCGAGGACGGTCACAGCGATCATGAAGCCGTAGGCCGCGCATCCCTGGCGGCGGCAAGGAGCTGCGGCGCAAAGGTGCACGAAATTCCGGTCTGGGCCTGGCACTGGGCGAACCCCGAGGATCCTCGCCTGCCCTGGGAGCGGGCCCGCAAGCTGCAGCTGGACAAATGGGCACAAGCCCGCAAGCGCCACGCCATACAGGCCTTCGCCAGCCAGCTTTACAGCGACCCGGATACGGGCCACGAGCCGGTGCTTTCGGCCACGACCGTGGAGCGCCTGCAGCAACCGTTCGAGGTGGTTTTTTTATGA
- a CDS encoding class I SAM-dependent DNA methyltransferase, translating into MSVADNYFDRLFKGSEDPWSFRERWYEQRKRNLTLAALPRNHYGSIFEPGCANGELSARLAERCTQLLCSDTSAIALELARNRLAHRSNVRLLQTRLPEQWPEGSFDLIVLSELCYYLDSEDLDRLIERARTSLNQGGNLLACHWRWPIDECPLTGDQVHQRIHQALGLPRLLRHEDADMLLEVWGTEPTSVAQREGLAPSTGDELPA; encoded by the coding sequence ATGAGTGTCGCCGACAACTATTTCGACAGGCTCTTCAAAGGCAGCGAAGACCCCTGGTCCTTTCGCGAGCGCTGGTACGAGCAACGCAAGCGCAACCTGACCCTCGCCGCCCTGCCGCGCAACCATTACGGCAGCATCTTCGAGCCAGGTTGTGCCAATGGCGAGCTCAGTGCACGCCTTGCCGAGCGCTGCACCCAACTGCTGTGCAGCGATACCTCGGCCATCGCGCTGGAACTGGCCCGCAATCGTCTCGCCCATCGCAGCAACGTGCGCCTGCTGCAGACCCGCCTGCCGGAGCAGTGGCCGGAGGGCAGCTTCGACCTCATCGTACTCAGCGAGCTGTGCTACTACCTCGACAGCGAAGACCTCGATCGCCTCATCGAGCGGGCACGGACCTCGCTCAATCAGGGCGGCAACCTGCTCGCTTGCCACTGGCGCTGGCCGATCGACGAATGCCCGCTGACCGGTGACCAGGTCCACCAACGCATTCATCAGGCACTAGGCCTGCCGCGCCTGCTGCGCCATGAAGATGCCGATATGCTGCTCGAGGTATGGGGCACCGAGCCAACGTCGGTTGCGCAACGTGAGGGGCTGGCCCCCTCCACGGGTGACGAGTTGCCAGCATGA
- a CDS encoding glycosyltransferase, with protein MIGVVIPAHNEERSLDQCLDAVLTAAAHPELKVAVRVLVVLDSCTDGSASVIANYPVDTLTIEAQNVGLARAAGIEWLLSHGATWIACSDADSRVAPDWLVRQLSLKADMVCGTVQVAEWGDLGHEVQARYASAYQARDGHRHIHGANLSFSAACYRRAGGFKAIPVDEDVQLVAAFERIGARIAWSCLPQVYTSARLDCRARGGFGDYLKSLI; from the coding sequence ATGATCGGCGTCGTCATTCCTGCGCACAACGAAGAAAGGTCACTCGACCAGTGCCTCGACGCCGTGCTCACCGCCGCAGCTCATCCCGAGCTGAAGGTGGCCGTTCGCGTTCTGGTCGTGCTCGACAGCTGTACCGATGGCTCCGCCAGCGTCATCGCCAACTACCCGGTCGACACCCTCACCATCGAGGCGCAGAACGTGGGCCTGGCGCGGGCTGCTGGTATCGAGTGGCTGTTGTCCCATGGCGCCACCTGGATAGCCTGCTCGGACGCCGACAGCCGCGTCGCCCCGGACTGGCTGGTACGCCAGTTGAGCCTGAAGGCCGACATGGTTTGCGGCACCGTGCAGGTCGCCGAATGGGGTGACCTCGGCCACGAGGTGCAGGCGCGCTACGCAAGCGCCTACCAGGCCCGCGACGGACACCGGCATATCCATGGCGCCAACCTGTCCTTCAGCGCCGCCTGCTACCGTCGCGCTGGCGGTTTCAAGGCCATCCCGGTCGATGAAGACGTACAACTGGTAGCAGCCTTCGAGCGCATCGGCGCACGCATCGCCTGGAGCTGCCTGCCACAGGTCTACACCAGCGCACGACTGGACTGCCGTGCACGCGGTGGTTTTGGCGATTACCTCAAGTCATTGATATGA